In Labrys monachus, the genomic stretch AGGTTGGCTTTCTCCACCGGGTTGAGAGTCACGTTCCATGTGAAGGGCCGGTACCAGTAGAACTGCGAGAAATAGGCCCGCAGCTGCGCATCCTTCATGAAGCGCCCACGCCGCGCGAAGATCTCGTTGCGCGCGACCCTCAGCTGCACGGGCGAAAGGGCAGCGACCTCGTCCCAGCCGAGTTGCCGGTCTCCGGACTCGGGCAGGATGAAGCCGGGCTGGACGTTGCGGGGCGCCTCTGCGGGCACGTCGGGAAGCGGCACGGCTGAAGCTTCCTTCCGCGTCGGCTGGACGGCGGCGGCATTGTCCTGGGCGGGCTGGAGGACCTTCACCGGCTGCGGATCGGCGACGCTGCCGGCTATGGCGAAGGAGCCGATGATCGCCTCGTTGACCCAGGGCGTCTGCGCGCCCTGCGTCGCCTGGTCGACATCCGCCCGGACCTGGCCGAACATCTGGCGGATGTCGAGCCCGGGCGTGCCCATATGCGCCAGCAGCGCCTGCGTGAACGGCGAGTTGCGCCCCGTGCCGTCCTGCGCCACCGAGCCGGGCGCCGTCGAGAAGGCGATCAGCGTGCCCTTGGCCTCGGACGCGTCGAGATCGACCCGCGCCAGCCCCCGCGTCCCCGCCCCGCGCACCAGAGCATGCGCCAGCGGATTGTCCCGGCACGAATCCAGGATCACGATCTTCACCTTCGCCGACGCCCCGTCCACCAGGTCCAGCAGCTTGTCCAGC encodes the following:
- a CDS encoding caspase family protein, with translation MVVAMAASWAHAAPKAALVIGNGAYRSVTPLSNPANDASDMAASLGRLGYRVTLVRDGDLQAMNDGVRAFLRDADHADSVVVFYSGHGVQVKGRNYLIPVSAKIADELDLDTQALSLDKLLDLVDGASAKVKIVILDSCRDNPLAHALVRGAGTRGLARVDLDASEAKGTLIAFSTAPGSVAQDGTGRNSPFTQALLAHMGTPGLDIRQMFGQVRADVDQATQGAQTPWVNEAIIGSFAIAGSVADPQPVKVLQPAQDNAAAVQPTRKEASAVPLPDVPAEAPRNVQPGFILPESGDRQLGWDEVAALSPVQLRVARNEIFARRGRFMKDAQLRAYFSQFYWYRPFTWNVTLNPVEKANLALIQRAESAP